From the Musa acuminata AAA Group cultivar baxijiao chromosome BXJ3-7, Cavendish_Baxijiao_AAA, whole genome shotgun sequence genome, one window contains:
- the LOC135642364 gene encoding protein COP1 SUPPRESSOR 2-like: MPIKNFRKRTLEHDPRPDDTEEDEEERRLVLEEVKLLQKQRERKPGIPALPTVPQHSPTGPGGAFRRSSSSSGAAGVGDKGDGDGGKEDLVLQDTFAQETAVTIEDPNMLKYVEQELAKRRGKKIDSSEKEEKDPMDELYVVPEHLKVKKRNSEESSTQWTTGIAEVQLPIEYKLRNIEETEAAKKLLQEKRFVGKTKSELNIPSSYSADYFQRGRDYAEKLRREHPELYKIRGAQVSDMGGKSTENNNSDVAGRRQAATDEFMLERFRKRERNRVMRR; encoded by the exons ATGCCGATTAAGAATTTTAGGAAGAGAACCCTAGAACATGATCCCCGTCCTGATGATACcgaggaagacgaggaggagcGCAG ATTGGTCTTGGAGGAGGTGAAGCTGCTCCAGAAGCAGCGGGAGAGGAAGCCTGGCATCCCCGCGCTTCCTACCGTCCCCCAGCACTCCCCCACTGGCCCTGGCGGGGCCTTTCGCAGGTCCTCCTCCTCTAGCGGCGCCGCAGGCGTGGGCGACAAGGGCGACGGAGATGGCGGCAAGGAGGACCTCGTCCTGCAGGACACCTTCGCCCAGGAGACAGCTGTCACTATCGAGGATCCCAACAT GTTGAAGTATGTGGAGCAAGAATTGGCAAAAAGGCGCGGCAAGAAGATTGACTCCAGTGAGAAGGAGGAGAAGGACCCGATGGACGAATTGTATGTTGTGCCTGAACATCTTAAG gtgaagaagaggaactcgGAAGAAAGTTCTACTCAGTGGACCACAGGGATTGCTGAAGTGCAACTACCCATCGA ATACAAGCTACGGAATATTGAAGAGACTGAGGCTGCCAAAAAGCTGTTGCAAGAGAAGAGGTTTGTTGGTAAAACTAAATCAGAATTGAATATTCCTTCAAGTTACAGTGCAGATTATTTCCAACGCGGTCGAGATTATGCTGAAAAACTTCGGAGAG AGCATCCAGAGTTGTACAAAATCCGAGGTGCCCAAGTGAGCGATATGGGTGGGAAGTCAACAGAAAATAATAACTCGGATGTTGCAGGACGGAGGCAAGCTGCCACGGATGAGTTCATGCTTGAGCGCTTTCGCAAACGAGAAAGAAATCGTGTTATGCGCAGATAG